Proteins found in one Streptococcus mitis genomic segment:
- a CDS encoding dTDP-4-dehydrorhamnose 3,5-epimerase family protein: protein MDALRYRGEKMDIDRTISVQIQGLLVFESPLHHDERGYFLENWRKKDLLANGVPESFFHHKLQNNVSVSKQGVIRGMHCQGYEKLMTVACGTFKMIFIDLRIDSPTYKSVDVIDVKPGRAVFVPGGVANGVQSLVNNGILNYLVADYYDPHKNYLGITPLDKDADLSWDSLLKPIISEKDQAAKTFKEVLEIIESSKKKVALIGSTGAVGKILFDTLSKLSDIDLSCFNRNNIEEALKDFYDVVICTAPSSEKLLTNLSLKNDDAEIEKLVNVLKNIQTGHMILVSTKSVFDSGSRYSAIHQKIYNGVIEAHQNSNTIYIMDTLYGKTLKKGFINDLLSRQWTYISNDIVLGKPKLEKYYQKVNDQLWALVELLPDELLMDLEPISDIYPDEMCYQVTAIKDLVGHLVANLNRIDGVKLGIDNSEVFTGKQIKNLVKNPDDSILGQYFKQQKGDSNLENL from the coding sequence ATGGATGCATTACGATATAGAGGGGAAAAGATGGATATAGATAGAACTATTTCAGTACAGATTCAAGGTTTGTTGGTGTTTGAAAGTCCTCTTCATCATGATGAGCGTGGCTATTTTTTAGAGAATTGGCGAAAGAAAGATTTGCTTGCAAATGGGGTTCCAGAATCATTCTTTCATCATAAACTTCAAAATAATGTGTCTGTTTCAAAGCAGGGGGTTATCAGAGGGATGCACTGTCAGGGCTATGAAAAATTGATGACAGTAGCCTGTGGGACTTTCAAAATGATTTTTATCGATCTACGAATAGATTCTCCAACTTACAAATCTGTAGATGTGATAGATGTCAAACCTGGTAGGGCTGTTTTTGTCCCTGGCGGAGTTGCTAATGGTGTACAGTCGTTAGTTAACAATGGGATATTGAATTACCTGGTTGCTGATTATTATGATCCACATAAAAACTATTTAGGTATTACACCATTGGACAAGGACGCTGATTTGTCGTGGGATTCTCTTTTAAAACCAATCATTTCTGAAAAAGACCAAGCTGCTAAAACTTTTAAAGAAGTTCTTGAAATAATTGAATCAAGCAAGAAGAAAGTGGCCTTAATTGGTTCAACAGGTGCAGTTGGGAAAATTTTATTTGATACATTAAGTAAACTATCTGATATTGATTTAAGTTGTTTCAATAGAAATAATATTGAAGAAGCTTTGAAAGATTTTTATGATGTGGTTATTTGTACTGCTCCGTCATCAGAAAAATTATTAACCAATTTAAGTTTGAAAAACGATGATGCGGAAATAGAGAAATTAGTAAATGTCCTAAAAAATATTCAGACAGGTCATATGATTTTAGTATCTACGAAGTCTGTATTTGATAGTGGTTCCAGATATAGCGCTATTCATCAAAAGATTTATAATGGCGTGATTGAGGCTCATCAAAATAGCAATACTATTTATATTATGGACACCTTATATGGAAAAACGCTGAAAAAGGGCTTTATTAACGATTTGCTTTCTAGACAATGGACTTATATTTCAAATGATATTGTTTTGGGCAAGCCTAAGTTAGAAAAATATTATCAAAAAGTAAATGATCAATTGTGGGCTTTAGTAGAGCTTCTTCCAGATGAATTGTTGATGGATTTAGAGCCAATTTCTGATATTTATCCTGATGAGATGTGCTATCAAGTAACAGCAATAAAAGATTTGGTTGGTCATCTGGTAGCGAATTTAAATAGGATTGATGGAGTGAAATTGGGTATCGATAATTCTGAAGTTTTTACAGGTAAACAAATTAAGAATTTAGTGAAAAATCCTGATGATTCCATTTTAGGACAGTACTTTAAACAGCAAAAAGGAGATTCGAATCTTGAAAATTTATGA